In a genomic window of Lycium ferocissimum isolate CSIRO_LF1 chromosome 9, AGI_CSIRO_Lferr_CH_V1, whole genome shotgun sequence:
- the LOC132032136 gene encoding uncharacterized protein LOC132032136, with translation MYPFERSIGKLKRAMKQKSKVEGSMCEVYLAKETSHFCSYYFQNDVACLRNRPNRHYDGGVNNSLLKPISIFNRPGDGSKKRERPLNQMEYKSASTHSLLNCPEVQPYYDLFVEIHGQETVSDQFGTWFNNYVSFIYNFLTQCSNITKF, from the exons ATGTATCCCTTCGAGAG GTCTATTGGTAAGTTAAAAAGGGCTATGAAGCAAAAATCGAAAGTGGAAGGCTCAATGTGCGAAGTTTATCTTGCCAAGGAAACATCCCATTTCTGTTCTTACTACTTTCAGAACGATGTGGCTTGTTTGAGAAACAGGCCTAATCGACACTATGATGGAGGTGTGAATAACTCTTTGTTGAAGCCGATATCGATCTTCAATCGACCAGGTGATGGGTCCAAAAAACGTGAGAGGCCATTGAATCAAATGGAGTATAAATCAGCTTCGACACATAGCTTGTTAAATTGCCCAGAAGTTCAACCTTATTATGA TCTCTTTGTGGAGATACATGGCCAAGAAACCGTGTCCGACCAATTTGGGACTTGGTTTAACAATTATGtaagttttatatataattttctaaCCCAATGTAGCAACATTACTAAGTTTTGA